The following nucleotide sequence is from Podospora bellae-mahoneyi strain CBS 112042 chromosome 1 map unlocalized CBS112042p_1, whole genome shotgun sequence.
CCCGCCGGGTCGCTGATCTCTTTGCCTTGACGACAACCTCCGGAGCTCCGTCTCCGGACGGCACCGCACACTACACAACGGGCGGAACAAGAACAGACATTTTTTTCTCGCGAATATCCATATCCCCACAGCGCCATAATGAGTGGTTTAACGTTGTTCCCAGCCCTTCGAATCGGGGGATCTGCAGATAGCCTTCTATTTATTCATTCCCGACAGTGGACCCTCATCCGTAGCAATTTGCTTTTTTACGAATACCGGTGCAGCTAGAACCACGAATCGGCGATCGGAAAGACGGCAAGACTCTCTGGTGGAGAGAGCATCTCAGCAGATGGTCACGAATTCCTTCAGAAatggctgatgatgatgtgaacACGTCGCCAGATGGGGGTTAGGGTCATTGGCACAGTGGGCAAAGAGTGGCTCCTGggtgtggaggttgatgatgcttAGCTGACGCGCCAAACTGGCTTCAGCAATCCGCTGACCGCTTCTCCCCTCACTTCAACGTTTCACCATGTCTGCGTTAGCCTCTTCGAACCGTCTTCTCGAACGATTTGCCATGGCGTAGCTCACCAGCCCTCCGACCGCAACCTCAATCAGGCCCGAACGGAACGATCCGTCATGCCATGCGTGGCTTCCCGCGGCTTTCCTTTTTTGACAGAAACCGAGACTTGACACCTCGCTTGATGCTCATATCTTTGGAGATTTGCAACTGGAGCCGCCAAGTTGCACGGCTTTCGCTAGGTTTCGCGCCGACGTCTTCCTCAGCAAAAGAAACAGCTATGACCGAGGCTTCAGGCGAAGTCATACGATATCGGATTGCCGAAGCGACGTCCCCATGATGGACCAGGgtctcggtggtgatgggtgaggcGACAGCAGGGGTACCTGAACTCCCGTGTCCATTGATATCTTTCGATTTGTGTCCTTCTAGATTTTCTGCCGAACCGCCGCACCCCAACTCGAGCCATTCCATCCAGGACCCTTGGAGATTGCCTGAACAACACGAGAAGAGCGCTTTCGTCTATTGAGCTGGCGTCAAACTTTACGCCATGGTTCGTCGGAATTTGTCGGGCTCAAGCCATGGCCACGGTGCAACTCTTTTGATGGGGATATGACAGCAATCTGACAGTGACAGCGGGCTCTCGTTGCTGTCAACCCTTCATTTGTCTCTATCGACAAAATTCCATTCATCATCCCTGTCTGTCCCCATATCCCGATGACGTCGATTCCATTCCGGTGGGCTCGGAGAAAAATTAACCTCGAAATCCGCACAAAACGGCAGCAAGCCCGACGACACAGTGGCCTAGCCAGCAATCGACTTCTTGGCAGAGCGGGGAGTGGAAACTATGGCAATATATTTGTGGGATAATATCACCAGGTCCCTCCTGAATAGCCGGCACTAGGTGGGAGACGGTTCTGCTCCGTCGTGATGGGAGATTGTGTATTTCCAAATAGTCCCGTATGGGTGACTTCTCGGGCAGCAGAAAGAGCGTGGCGTCCGAAAATCCGCACAGAACCACGCGACCATGGGCTCCTGTGACAGGCATGGCACAGACCCGCAAGGCtgaagccatcgccaagtTGTGTCGGCAGTGGAACTCGTGGGACTGGAGCACCCCCTGCACGACACATGGCAGCCTCGAGTGGCAGCGATGGGACCCTCGCAACACGGAAAGACTTTTCCAAACAGCGCTTCGCGCACACATGTCAATCTGGCAATCTTCTGGTTCATCCTTGCGAGCCGCGACTATCGTACGAGCTAGCTGACCTAGGCCGGACTATGACTCGCCGCGCccttgaaaaaaaaaccatcaaTTTCCACTTTTTCGGTTTCACCCTGTGTGGTATATAGTCAACACCATGTCCCATCACGGCGCCCGCAGGACCGCTGGTCTTTCACACAGTAGCAGCTCTGTAGTATTTGTAGGCCAAGCAAGAGaatagcagcagcagcttggcACCCACGCCGGTTTCTCGCCCCGTCCATCCGTTCGTTCGTTTTCTCGATTTATCGGTTGACCAACTTCCACCTCgatatcaccatcatcatcccgaGTGGTAATAAGTCCAAGGGACACATTCGATTGGGGAGATACACTCACAAACATCCACAAAACGCCGTCAGACAGCACCAATTTGGCTCAAAATGGCGCTCACATATCAACAATCAAAACTGGTCAAGGACACCATCCCGGCCCTCCGAGAGCACGGTGAGAAGATCACGACCATCTTCTACAAGAACATGCTTCGCGACCACCCGGAGTTGAACAACTACTTCAACAGCGTCAACCAGAAGAATGGCCGGCAACCGCGTGCCTTGACCTCTGTCATCCTCAGCTTcgcctccaacatcaaccacatcagCGAGCTGATCCCCAAGTTTGAGCGCATGTGCAACAAGCACTGCTCTCTCGGTATCCAGCCTGAACACTACGAGATTGTTGGCAAATACCTGATCATGGCCTTCACCGAGGTGCTTGGCCCAGCAATGACACCGCAGGTGCACTCGGCTTGGGAGAAGGCGTACTGGTTGTTGGCCAAGATGCTCATCGGGCGGGAGGCGCAGCTTTACAGAGACTTTGAGTCGTGGAGCTCATGGCGCAAGTTCAAGATTGACCGGGTGGTGCCAGAGACGGAGGATATCTACTCCTTCTATCTCGTGCCACAAGACGGCAAGAAGTTGCCTAAGTTCTTCCCAGGACAGTACATCTCTTTGCGGGTGAACGGCCCGGAGGGCTATCTCCAGTCAAGGCAGTACTCGCTCAGTGAGGCGTGGAAGCCTGACTACTACCGCATTACGGTCAAGAGGGATGAAGGCGCCAGGTATTCCAACTCGGTTTCACAATCGTACTTTCATCCTGGTGTTGTGTCCAACCTCTTGATCGACTCGATGCCCGCTGGCACCTTAGTCGACGTTTCTCACCCCGCCGGCGAGTTCTTCCTGGACACCAACAACTCCAGCAACGTCCCCATCGTCCTCATCTCGGCCGGTGTCGGTGTTGCGCCCATGGTCGCCATTGCCAACGAAGTCGTTGCGACACAACCCAACAGGCCAATCTCGTGGATCCACGGCTCCAGGAAATCGGTACCGTTTGAGGAGCACATAACACACCTGAGAcgcaccaaccccaacttccacaccaacatcttcaagacACACCTTGCCGGAAGCGACGTGGTGGGGGTAAACTACAACTACGACTTCCGCATGGACCTCGCCAAGGTCAACCCCGACgacctccacctcaaccacggCGGCACCGAGTACTTCATCTGCGGTCCCGAGCAGTTCATGCTGGAGATGTCGGATTACCTCAAGAGCCAGGGCGTGTTGACCCAGCGCGTCCATTTTGAGCTCTTCTCGACCGGTGACCTTGCGTTCAAGCACCAATGAGTGTGAGCTTTTCTCACGGAGATGacggacgacgacgacgacgacgaagcgGAGTTATCCCCCTTTGTGACATGCCGAGATGATGCTCGCTTTTCAGCATCCcgatcttttctttttgcggGCTGAGGAGAGTTCCTTGGTCAGTCTGCTTCAGGCAGGACCGGAGCAGAGAGCAACATTTccgtacatacatacatacacgTACACACATATTTGTACTGAcaagggaggaagagaaatgggggagagaagagaagaaagaagaagaagaaaaaaaaagcacgTTTTCGATACCCAGGGCCATTACATAATCTATCTATGGAATTCTTTTTCTCGTCTTGGCTGGCGTTCCTGGAAaccggttttttttttttttgagcGAGgcgaggggaagggggtttgttttcCGTACAC
It contains:
- a CDS encoding uncharacterized protein (EggNog:ENOG503NWBB; COG:C), which gives rise to MALTYQQSKLVKDTIPALREHGEKITTIFYKNMLRDHPELNNYFNSVNQKNGRQPRALTSVILSFASNINHISELIPKFERMCNKHCSLGIQPEHYEIVGKYLIMAFTEVLGPAMTPQVHSAWEKAYWLLAKMLIGREAQLYRDFESWSSWRKFKIDRVVPETEDIYSFYLVPQDGKKLPKFFPGQYISLRVNGPEGYLQSRQYSLSEAWKPDYYRITVKRDEGARYSNSVSQSYFHPGVVSNLLIDSMPAGTLVDVSHPAGEFFLDTNNSSNVPIVLISAGVGVAPMVAIANEVVATQPNRPISWIHGSRKSVPFEEHITHLRRTNPNFHTNIFKTHLAGSDVVGVNYNYDFRMDLAKVNPDDLHLNHGGTEYFICGPEQFMLEMSDYLKSQGVLTQRVHFELFSTGDLAFKHQ